One segment of Amycolatopsis alba DSM 44262 DNA contains the following:
- a CDS encoding discoidin domain-containing protein gives MKARTRLLPLGAAVILLPTLLSGNAQAADVLLSQNKPVIVSSVESSAYGGALAVDGKTSTRWASAEGAEPQFIRVDLGGPSAVNRVKLNWEAAYATAYKLEVSNDGSAWTSIKSVTNGNGGTDDLTGLSGKGRYLRLVATKRATSYGYSLWEMQVYGTSDSTGDTQAPTAPANLKAGSITASTVDLTWTASTDNVGVTGYEVLRNGQVVGTTESASFTDTGLTAATAYTYSVRAKDAAGNTSAASGAIQATTQAGGSSSFVLAASGDIAEQCTASSSSCIHPKTANLVGQMNPAAVITMGDNQYDDAHIEDFTKYFDKTWGKYKSIMHPIPGNHETYDDTPLGAYKKYFGKIATPNGKTYYSWEMGNWHFVAIDSTEFSPGLAANAVSDEQLNWIKQDLKNNTKPCVAAYYHHPRYTSGDHGDNDKMATLWETMVQNKVDLVLNGHDHHYERFYPQNADGDKDAAGPVQIIGGGGGATLYPVKTEHPATAKAISTYGVLKLNMSENAFSTQLIGLDGKTIDSSPTYTCH, from the coding sequence GTGAAGGCCAGAACCCGACTACTGCCCTTAGGCGCGGCCGTCATCTTGTTGCCGACGCTGCTCAGTGGCAACGCGCAAGCCGCCGACGTCCTGTTGTCCCAGAACAAACCCGTCATCGTCTCCTCGGTGGAGTCCTCCGCGTACGGCGGCGCGCTCGCCGTCGACGGGAAGACCAGCACCCGCTGGGCGAGTGCCGAAGGCGCGGAACCGCAGTTCATCCGCGTCGACCTGGGCGGTCCTTCCGCCGTCAACCGGGTCAAGCTGAACTGGGAGGCCGCGTACGCCACCGCGTACAAGCTGGAAGTCTCCAACGACGGCTCGGCGTGGACCTCGATCAAATCCGTCACCAACGGAAACGGCGGAACCGACGACCTCACCGGACTGTCCGGCAAGGGTCGCTACCTGCGCCTGGTCGCGACCAAACGGGCCACCAGCTACGGCTACTCCCTTTGGGAGATGCAGGTCTACGGAACGTCGGACTCCACCGGTGACACGCAGGCGCCCACCGCGCCCGCGAACCTCAAAGCCGGTTCGATCACCGCGTCCACAGTGGACCTGACGTGGACCGCGTCGACGGACAACGTCGGCGTCACCGGCTACGAGGTGCTGCGGAACGGCCAGGTCGTCGGCACCACGGAAAGCGCTTCCTTCACCGACACCGGCCTGACCGCCGCGACCGCGTACACCTACAGCGTCCGGGCGAAGGACGCCGCGGGCAACACCTCGGCCGCCAGCGGCGCGATCCAGGCGACCACACAGGCGGGCGGCAGTTCGTCGTTCGTGCTCGCCGCCTCCGGTGACATCGCGGAGCAGTGCACCGCGTCCTCGTCGTCGTGCATCCACCCGAAGACCGCCAACCTGGTCGGGCAGATGAACCCGGCCGCGGTGATCACCATGGGCGACAACCAGTACGACGACGCCCACATCGAAGACTTCACGAAGTACTTCGACAAGACCTGGGGCAAGTACAAGAGCATCATGCACCCGATCCCAGGCAACCACGAGACCTACGACGACACCCCGCTGGGCGCCTACAAGAAGTACTTCGGCAAGATCGCGACGCCGAACGGGAAGACCTACTACAGCTGGGAAATGGGCAACTGGCACTTCGTCGCCATCGACAGCACGGAGTTCTCGCCCGGTCTCGCCGCGAACGCGGTCAGCGACGAGCAGCTGAACTGGATCAAGCAGGACCTGAAGAACAACACCAAACCCTGCGTCGCCGCGTACTACCACCACCCGCGCTACACCTCGGGTGACCACGGTGACAACGACAAGATGGCCACCCTCTGGGAGACCATGGTCCAGAACAAGGTCGACCTGGTGCTCAACGGGCACGATCACCACTACGAGCGGTTCTACCCGCAGAACGCCGACGGTGACAAGGACGCGGCCGGTCCGGTGCAGATCATCGGCGGTGGCGGCGGGGCGACCCTCTACCCGGTCAAGACCGAACACCCGGCCACCGCGAAGGCGATCTCGACCTACGGCGTGCTCAAGCTGAACATGTCGGAGAACGCCTTCTCGACCCAGCTGATCGGTCTCGACGGCAAGACCATCGACTCCTCTCCCACCTACACCTGCCACTGA
- a CDS encoding HAD family hydrolase, whose product MTGALIFDFDGTLVDTEAAVLVAWQETFRERGGELPLDVWHTVIGTQNTAIAMFELLEKDDEHLDRIAVRTGVRARVTELLESEGPRPGVQEYLDDARTQGLRLAIASSSTGDWVSTHLNRLGLADVFEAVLTGDLHEAKPSPDLYLAALAALDLPAAEAIAFEDSPHGVTAAKAAGLTCVAVPNPITAVLNFDHADLVLGSLADKPLGELLGP is encoded by the coding sequence ATGACCGGCGCCCTGATCTTCGACTTCGACGGAACGCTGGTCGACACCGAGGCGGCCGTGCTCGTGGCCTGGCAGGAGACCTTCCGCGAACGCGGCGGCGAACTCCCCCTCGACGTCTGGCACACCGTGATCGGCACGCAGAACACCGCGATCGCGATGTTCGAACTGCTGGAGAAGGACGACGAGCACCTCGACCGGATCGCGGTCCGCACCGGCGTCCGCGCCAGGGTCACCGAACTGCTGGAATCCGAGGGACCACGTCCCGGCGTCCAGGAATACCTCGACGACGCGAGGACGCAAGGCCTGCGGCTGGCCATCGCGTCCAGTTCGACCGGCGACTGGGTCTCCACCCATCTGAACCGGCTGGGCCTCGCGGACGTTTTCGAGGCCGTCCTCACCGGCGACCTCCACGAGGCGAAGCCGAGCCCGGACCTCTACCTGGCCGCGCTCGCCGCACTGGACCTGCCCGCGGCCGAGGCGATCGCGTTCGAGGACTCGCCGCACGGCGTCACCGCGGCGAAGGCGGCCGGACTGACCTGCGTCGCGGTGCCGAACCCGATCACCGCGGTACTGAACTTCGACCACGCCGATCTCGTACTGGGATCGCTGGCCGACAAACCGCTGGGCGAACTACTCGGTCCGTGA
- a CDS encoding NUDIX domain-containing protein: MAGKTSAGILLFRRPGEVTEVLLGHMGGPFWAKKDAGGWSIPKGEYEPDEAPEDAARREFSEELGLPAPEGEYLPLGEVKQSGGKVVTVWAVEGDLDPAQVVPGTFEMEWPPRSGRTQEFPEVDRAAWFGLAEAEEKLLKGQRPFLVRLGELLND, translated from the coding sequence ATGGCGGGTAAGACGAGTGCCGGGATCCTGCTCTTCCGCAGGCCGGGCGAGGTGACCGAGGTGCTGCTCGGGCATATGGGCGGGCCGTTCTGGGCGAAGAAGGACGCGGGCGGCTGGTCGATACCCAAGGGCGAGTACGAGCCGGACGAGGCGCCGGAGGACGCGGCGCGGCGCGAATTCTCCGAAGAGCTCGGGTTGCCGGCGCCGGAGGGGGAGTACTTACCTCTCGGTGAGGTGAAGCAGTCCGGCGGCAAGGTCGTGACGGTCTGGGCGGTGGAGGGCGACCTCGACCCGGCTCAGGTCGTCCCCGGCACCTTCGAGATGGAGTGGCCGCCGCGGTCGGGGCGGACGCAGGAGTTCCCGGAGGTCGACAGGGCCGCCTGGTTCGGGCTCGCCGAAGCGGAGGAGAAGCTGCTCAAAGGTCAGCGCCCGTTCTTGGTCCGGCTGGGTGAACTGCTCAACGACTGA
- a CDS encoding DoxX family protein, with the protein MTQTITSAETTATATTPRAAKAQGAIQSAVRIVVSFLFLCHGLQGFGFFGGVDGAGGSVELGSWPGWYGSVIEVVGAALVLVGLFTRPVAVLLSGVMAYAYFTVHAPEGLLPLQNMGELSTLYCWIFLLIAAIGPGTFALDTLRRRR; encoded by the coding sequence ATGACGCAGACCATCACCTCCGCCGAGACCACCGCCACCGCGACCACCCCGCGCGCCGCCAAGGCACAGGGCGCCATCCAGTCGGCCGTCCGGATCGTCGTCTCGTTCCTCTTCCTCTGCCACGGTTTGCAGGGATTCGGATTCTTCGGTGGCGTCGACGGCGCGGGCGGCTCCGTCGAGCTCGGTTCCTGGCCCGGCTGGTACGGCAGCGTGATCGAGGTCGTCGGCGCCGCACTGGTTCTGGTGGGCCTGTTCACCCGCCCGGTCGCGGTGCTCCTCTCCGGTGTCATGGCCTACGCCTACTTCACCGTCCACGCACCGGAAGGCCTGCTGCCGCTGCAGAACATGGGCGAGCTGTCGACTCTCTACTGCTGGATCTTCCTGCTGATCGCCGCGATCGGTCCGGGCACCTTCGCTCTCGACACGCTTCGCCGCCGCCGCTGA
- a CDS encoding DoxX family protein, whose protein sequence is MTQTATATTTEVGPTAPKWHGLALSVVRVVVSFLFLCHGLQAMGFFDKPAVPVGTWPSWYAGVIELAGSVLLLAGLFTRPVAILLSGTMAYAYFVVHQPDALLPLQNKGETAALYSWVFLLFAVVGPGTYALDTLRRRRRS, encoded by the coding sequence ATGACCCAGACAGCCACCGCCACGACCACCGAGGTCGGTCCGACCGCCCCGAAGTGGCACGGACTGGCCCTCTCTGTCGTTCGCGTAGTGGTCTCGTTCCTGTTCCTCTGTCACGGTTTGCAGGCGATGGGCTTCTTCGACAAGCCCGCCGTTCCCGTGGGCACCTGGCCGAGCTGGTACGCGGGAGTGATCGAGCTGGCAGGCTCGGTGCTGCTCCTGGCTGGCCTGTTCACCCGCCCGGTCGCGATCCTGCTTTCGGGCACGATGGCGTACGCGTACTTCGTCGTCCACCAGCCCGACGCGCTTTTGCCGCTGCAGAACAAGGGTGAGACGGCCGCCCTGTACTCGTGGGTCTTCCTGCTGTTCGCAGTGGTCGGCCCTGGCACCTACGCGCTCGACACCTTGCGCCGCCGCCGTCGGTCCTGA
- a CDS encoding GTP-binding protein, which translates to MASGNSEPRRSLTANAVKVLIAGGFGVGKTTMVGSVSEVPPLRTEEVITAASEGVDDLTGVEKKTTTTVALDFGRITINPELILYLFGTPGQDRFWFMWDELAEGALGAVVLADTRRLDSCFAAVDFFERRGLPFVVAVNCFDNAYRYGTEEVRQALDVGMDVPLLLCDARERESTKQVLTVLMEHVLALSDLAAGLPQGR; encoded by the coding sequence ATGGCATCCGGAAACTCTGAGCCCCGGCGATCCTTGACCGCGAACGCGGTCAAGGTCCTCATCGCCGGCGGGTTCGGGGTCGGTAAGACCACGATGGTCGGTTCGGTCAGCGAGGTTCCCCCGCTGCGGACCGAAGAGGTCATCACCGCGGCGTCCGAGGGCGTCGACGACCTCACCGGTGTCGAGAAGAAGACGACCACCACGGTCGCCCTCGACTTCGGCCGCATCACCATCAACCCCGAACTGATCCTGTACCTGTTCGGCACGCCCGGACAGGACCGGTTCTGGTTCATGTGGGACGAACTGGCCGAAGGCGCGCTCGGCGCCGTCGTGCTGGCCGACACCCGACGGCTCGACAGTTGCTTCGCGGCCGTCGACTTCTTCGAGCGCCGCGGACTGCCGTTCGTCGTCGCCGTGAACTGCTTCGACAACGCGTACCGCTATGGCACCGAAGAGGTCCGGCAGGCGCTCGACGTCGGCATGGACGTCCCGCTGCTGCTGTGCGACGCGCGGGAACGCGAGTCGACGAAGCAGGTGCTGACCGTGCTGATGGAACACGTGCTCGCGCTGTCCGACCTCGCCGCGGGCCTGCCACAGGGCCGCTGA
- a CDS encoding DUF742 domain-containing protein, protein MTGRHESWFEEEAGPLVRSYAVTGGRTRSDTLGLDLITLVVAMRTAHEVAGFEPEYGRILNLCQRPTSVAEVAARIDLPLPVVKVLLSDLIEQNLVLFRTATPVTDTPNKHVLQAVLDGIRKL, encoded by the coding sequence ATGACCGGGCGGCACGAGTCGTGGTTCGAGGAGGAGGCCGGGCCGCTTGTCCGGTCGTACGCCGTCACGGGCGGGCGCACCCGTTCGGACACGCTCGGCCTCGACCTGATCACGCTGGTGGTCGCCATGCGCACCGCGCACGAGGTCGCCGGCTTCGAGCCGGAGTACGGGCGGATCCTCAACCTGTGCCAGAGACCGACCTCCGTCGCGGAGGTCGCCGCGCGCATCGATCTGCCGCTGCCGGTGGTGAAGGTGCTGCTGAGCGACCTCATCGAACAGAACCTCGTGCTGTTCCGCACCGCGACCCCGGTCACCGACACCCCCAACAAACACGTACTCCAGGCGGTTCTTGATGGCATCCGGAAACTCTGA
- a CDS encoding roadblock/LC7 domain-containing protein: protein MANAGVSELDWLLDDLVKRVSGADRAVVLSADGLLIGRSGNLSEQDGEHLSAVASAFQSLARGTGRHFGGGNVRQTMVEMDHAFLFVTAAGRGACLALLAKEDADMGLVAYEMNLMVKRVGAVLTSAPRAATPLSP, encoded by the coding sequence ATGGCCAACGCGGGAGTCAGTGAACTCGACTGGTTGCTGGACGACCTGGTCAAGCGTGTCAGCGGTGCCGACAGGGCGGTAGTCCTGTCCGCCGACGGCCTGCTCATCGGACGGTCCGGCAACCTGTCGGAGCAGGACGGCGAGCATCTGTCCGCGGTCGCGTCGGCGTTCCAGAGCCTCGCGCGGGGCACGGGACGGCATTTCGGTGGCGGCAACGTCCGGCAGACCATGGTCGAGATGGACCACGCCTTCCTGTTCGTCACCGCGGCGGGCCGCGGCGCGTGCCTCGCGCTGCTGGCCAAGGAAGACGCGGACATGGGCCTGGTGGCCTACGAGATGAACCTGATGGTCAAACGGGTCGGTGCCGTGCTCACTTCGGCGCCCCGCGCCGCGACTCCACTTTCGCCATGA
- a CDS encoding sensor histidine kinase: MKQISLGRGRGSSIRSRVLTIALIPSIALMLVGLAIGGYLISDAVNGRDYAQRIRDSEAPSLPFFVQVQEERRLALRELAGDRSQHASLVEQRAKTDAAAQGVAAHLQKFIGDSPDSVQRNIATLNGLFQKMPQIRQSADSGQLPLLDAFTFYNQILDQFVDGLTGLAQDAPNAENAYQRITAVPLFTAIDQMQRANALAAAAVAGGGFTDETYRAYITEVGSYRSQLESSVSRMIPDVKAKFDQLVASDPWKAVNTVENTFLQNSKATLPIPEQTWLQAARGVSDAMMRGFVEQSGTATTQAVDEADRTLITSAIAAAIALLVAIGVFIVALRLSNRLIGRLARLREDTLDVAEIRLPELVDRVRAGEPVDLDDKGHFLDHGDDEIGQVAEAFNKAQQTAIAAAVEEARTREGTKTVFLNIAHRSQVIVHRQLKVLDQAERKQEDPEQLDTLFQLDHLSTRARRNAENLIILGGGQPGRQWRKPVTLAELTRGASAETEDFARVKTAKMPAIAVQGPVVGDLVHLLAELIDNATSFSPPQSRVELRGNVVGKGVVIEVEDQGLGIEPEQAAELNEMLADPPDFGIMALSAEPRLGLFVVARLAARHGISVHLRESAYGGTRAIVLVRTDLLAPVPSDQPEDEVDPESTEVPDAAPLLPGRRARHRTEFPAERPELPVPMPVAPQPQFQQEQEQPGGTLPPLPSRQPRVPRPETPRVDPARPEPIRPEPARAEARPQAVQPPAWPPADTRPQDGRPPQTRRPGPEAPGRPPLPQRRRQTNLVPQLMEDRPAVQREEVREDTPELARNRLAAFQQGTRRGRDTEPTDEYTDHDMYGDRD, from the coding sequence GTGAAGCAGATTTCCCTTGGACGAGGCCGCGGCTCATCGATTCGTTCGCGCGTTCTGACGATCGCGCTCATTCCGAGTATCGCGCTGATGCTCGTCGGTCTCGCGATCGGCGGCTACTTGATCTCCGACGCGGTCAACGGCCGCGACTACGCGCAACGGATCCGTGACTCGGAAGCCCCTTCTCTCCCCTTCTTCGTCCAAGTACAGGAAGAGCGGCGCCTGGCGCTGCGCGAGCTCGCGGGCGACCGCTCGCAGCACGCGTCGCTCGTGGAGCAGCGTGCCAAGACCGACGCCGCCGCCCAGGGCGTCGCCGCGCACCTGCAGAAGTTCATCGGGGACTCGCCCGACAGCGTGCAGCGCAACATCGCCACGCTGAACGGGCTGTTCCAGAAGATGCCGCAGATCCGCCAGTCGGCCGACTCCGGTCAGCTTCCGCTGCTGGACGCTTTCACCTTCTACAACCAGATCCTCGACCAGTTCGTCGACGGCCTCACCGGGCTGGCCCAGGACGCGCCGAACGCCGAGAACGCGTATCAGCGGATCACGGCGGTCCCGCTCTTCACCGCGATCGACCAGATGCAGCGCGCGAACGCCCTCGCCGCCGCGGCCGTCGCGGGCGGCGGCTTCACCGACGAGACTTACCGCGCCTACATCACCGAGGTCGGTTCCTACCGCTCTCAGCTGGAGTCGTCGGTCTCGCGGATGATCCCGGACGTCAAGGCGAAGTTCGACCAGCTCGTCGCCAGCGATCCGTGGAAGGCCGTCAACACGGTCGAGAACACGTTCCTGCAGAACAGCAAGGCCACGCTCCCCATCCCCGAGCAGACGTGGCTCCAGGCCGCGCGCGGCGTCAGTGACGCGATGATGCGCGGCTTCGTCGAGCAGAGCGGTACGGCCACGACGCAGGCGGTCGACGAGGCCGACCGGACGCTGATCACCTCGGCCATCGCGGCGGCCATCGCGCTGCTGGTGGCGATCGGCGTGTTCATCGTCGCCCTGCGACTGTCCAACCGGCTCATCGGCAGGCTCGCCCGGCTGCGCGAGGACACCCTCGACGTCGCCGAGATCCGGCTGCCCGAACTGGTCGACCGGGTGCGGGCGGGCGAACCCGTCGACCTCGACGACAAGGGTCACTTCCTCGACCACGGCGACGACGAGATCGGCCAGGTCGCCGAGGCCTTCAACAAGGCGCAGCAGACCGCCATCGCGGCCGCCGTCGAAGAGGCGAGGACCCGTGAGGGCACCAAGACGGTGTTCCTCAACATCGCGCACCGCAGCCAGGTCATCGTGCACCGCCAGCTCAAGGTGCTCGACCAGGCCGAGCGCAAACAGGAGGACCCGGAGCAGCTGGACACGCTCTTCCAGCTGGACCACCTCTCCACCCGCGCCCGCCGCAACGCCGAGAACCTGATCATTCTCGGTGGCGGCCAGCCCGGCCGTCAGTGGCGCAAGCCGGTCACGCTGGCCGAGCTGACCCGTGGTGCCTCGGCCGAGACCGAGGACTTCGCCAGGGTCAAGACGGCGAAGATGCCCGCGATCGCGGTGCAGGGCCCGGTCGTCGGCGACCTCGTGCACCTGCTCGCGGAGCTGATCGACAACGCGACCTCCTTCTCGCCGCCGCAGTCGCGCGTCGAGCTGCGGGGCAACGTGGTCGGCAAGGGTGTCGTGATCGAGGTCGAGGACCAGGGCCTTGGCATCGAGCCGGAGCAGGCCGCCGAGCTGAACGAGATGTTGGCCGATCCGCCGGATTTCGGCATCATGGCCTTGTCAGCCGAGCCACGGCTGGGCCTGTTCGTGGTCGCGCGCCTCGCCGCGCGGCACGGGATCTCCGTGCACCTGCGCGAATCCGCGTACGGCGGCACCAGGGCCATCGTGCTCGTCCGCACCGACCTGCTCGCGCCGGTCCCGTCTGATCAGCCGGAGGACGAGGTGGACCCCGAGAGCACCGAGGTGCCGGACGCCGCACCGCTGCTCCCTGGCCGTCGCGCCCGCCATCGCACCGAATTCCCCGCGGAGCGGCCCGAACTGCCCGTGCCGATGCCGGTCGCGCCGCAACCCCAGTTCCAGCAGGAGCAGGAGCAGCCCGGTGGCACGTTGCCGCCGCTGCCGTCGCGCCAGCCGCGAGTGCCCCGGCCCGAGACGCCGCGAGTCGACCCGGCCCGGCCCGAGCCGATCCGTCCGGAGCCCGCGCGTGCCGAGGCCCGGCCGCAGGCGGTGCAGCCGCCCGCGTGGCCGCCCGCCGACACCCGACCGCAGGACGGCCGTCCGCCGCAGACCCGGCGGCCCGGCCCCGAGGCGCCGGGCAGGCCACCGCTGCCGCAGCGCCGACGTCAGACGAACCTGGTTCCCCAGCTGATGGAGGACCGGCCTGCCGTCCAGCGCGAGGAGGTCCGCGAGGACACCCCCGAGCTGGCCAGGAACCGCCTCGCCGCGTTCCAGCAGGGGACGCGCCGCGGCCGGGACACCGAACCCACCGACGAGTACACCGACCACGACATGTACGGAGATCGTGACTAG
- a CDS encoding kynureninase: protein MADVTDLVAEAAALDAADPLAHKRNEFDLDASVAYFDGNSLGAPPKHVAERVAAVVREQWGGRLIRSWSEGWWEAPVRVGERIAPLVGAAPGQLVVADSTSVNLFKALVAATRIDPGRDEILVDADTFPTDGYIADEVARLTGHTVRRVVAEDMPDEVSERTAVALINHVDYISGRAHDMAALTRALHRAGALVLWDLCHSVGALPVELDATGVDLAVGCTYKFLNGGPGAPAFLYVATKWLDRFEQPLAGWAGDRDPFAMRGTYEAHAGIARGRAGTSDILSLLALDAALDVWDDVDRGQLRKKGLALGDFFFRCADELLDGATIATPRGADRGHQISVVDADAAKTMAALIERGVIGDFRPPDVLRFGLAPLYTTYGEVLRAVTTLRDVRA from the coding sequence ATGGCGGACGTGACTGACCTCGTAGCCGAGGCCGCGGCACTGGACGCGGCCGATCCCTTGGCGCACAAGCGAAACGAATTCGACCTCGACGCGAGCGTCGCATACTTCGACGGCAACTCGCTGGGCGCGCCGCCGAAGCACGTGGCCGAACGGGTCGCCGCGGTCGTCCGCGAACAGTGGGGCGGGCGGCTCATCCGGTCCTGGTCGGAGGGCTGGTGGGAGGCGCCGGTCCGGGTCGGCGAGCGGATCGCGCCGCTGGTGGGCGCCGCGCCGGGGCAGCTCGTCGTGGCGGATTCGACCAGCGTGAACCTGTTCAAGGCGCTGGTCGCCGCGACCAGGATCGACCCCGGCCGCGACGAGATCCTCGTCGACGCGGACACGTTCCCGACCGACGGCTACATCGCCGACGAGGTCGCCCGCCTGACCGGGCACACGGTGCGCCGGGTCGTCGCCGAGGACATGCCGGACGAGGTGAGCGAACGGACGGCCGTCGCGCTGATCAACCACGTCGACTACATCTCCGGGCGCGCCCACGACATGGCCGCGCTGACCAGGGCGCTGCACCGTGCCGGGGCGCTGGTGCTCTGGGACCTCTGCCACAGTGTCGGCGCGCTCCCGGTCGAACTGGACGCGACGGGGGTGGACCTCGCCGTCGGCTGCACCTACAAATTCCTCAACGGCGGCCCCGGCGCGCCCGCTTTCCTTTATGTGGCAACGAAATGGCTGGACCGGTTCGAGCAGCCGCTGGCGGGCTGGGCAGGCGACCGCGACCCGTTCGCGATGCGGGGCACCTACGAGGCGCACGCGGGGATCGCGCGTGGCCGCGCGGGCACGTCCGACATCCTTTCGCTGCTCGCGCTGGACGCGGCCCTCGACGTCTGGGACGACGTGGACCGCGGGCAGCTGAGGAAGAAGGGGCTCGCGCTCGGCGACTTCTTCTTCCGATGCGCGGACGAGCTCCTCGACGGCGCGACGATCGCGACGCCGCGCGGCGCGGACCGCGGGCACCAGATCTCGGTCGTCGACGCCGACGCGGCCAAGACGATGGCGGCCCTGATCGAACGCGGGGTGATCGGGGACTTCCGGCCGCCTGACGTGCTGCGATTCGGGCTGGCGCCGCTCTACACGACCTACGGCGAGGTGCTCCGCGCCGTCACGACGCTTCGAGACGTCCGAGCATGA
- a CDS encoding AMP-dependent synthetase/ligase produces the protein MTNQPTVAEQIEGQTIPALLHRNAEEFGDLPAVTSLDAEGKPTLNWGEFRAAIAEVSRGLAGLGVGVRDRVLIMAPSSPEHLIADLAAAHLGAIPCTAYATLSPEQIGFVARHSAAGVVVLAGADELGRWSRIFDDLPALRHVVLLDASVIPPDDKRFLSFADLRAAGAEAHADDPEAFETAWSAIGPDDPLSMIYTSGTTGEPKGVVLSHRNAIHEATAVMRLHDSPMHATNIAYLPLAHIAERELSIYMPIVWAGHVHTVGDPTAVVGALGQVHPLSFFGVPRVWEKMVAGLKNLLGSLPEDKRNGLIAANELLQQGYKLRSDGKEVPPELAEKIAQTDAAALAPVRAMLGLDKVEVASSGAAALPVEILYFIAGLGVEIQEVWGLSETTGAVTSNTPSAFKAGSVGRPLDGVEVKVAEDGELLVRGAIVFLGYLQEDGSIKPDVDADGWLATGDIGTIDERGFVTITDRKKELIITSSGKNIAPTKIEGLLKEHPLIGQAVAIGEKRPYVTALIVVDDEIAPGWATANGIQLTEGESLADNAQVRAEIEKAVEAANARLARIEQIKRYHVVPKAWTPETGEVTPTLKLKRRIINDRYAPTIADLYAAGS, from the coding sequence TTGACCAACCAGCCGACCGTCGCCGAGCAGATCGAAGGCCAGACCATCCCCGCCCTGCTTCACCGCAACGCCGAAGAGTTCGGTGACCTGCCGGCGGTCACGTCCCTCGACGCCGAGGGCAAGCCGACCCTGAACTGGGGTGAGTTCCGCGCCGCCATCGCCGAGGTTTCCCGCGGTCTCGCCGGGCTCGGCGTCGGTGTCCGCGACCGGGTGCTGATCATGGCGCCGAGCAGTCCCGAACACCTGATCGCCGACCTCGCCGCCGCCCATCTCGGCGCGATCCCCTGCACCGCTTACGCGACGCTCAGCCCGGAGCAGATCGGGTTCGTCGCCCGGCACAGCGCCGCCGGCGTCGTCGTGCTCGCCGGTGCCGACGAACTCGGCCGCTGGTCCCGGATCTTCGACGACCTGCCCGCGCTGCGGCACGTCGTCCTGCTCGACGCGTCCGTGATCCCCCCGGACGACAAACGGTTCCTGTCCTTCGCCGACCTGCGCGCGGCGGGTGCCGAGGCGCACGCGGACGACCCGGAGGCGTTCGAGACGGCATGGTCCGCGATCGGCCCGGACGACCCGCTGTCGATGATCTACACCTCCGGCACCACCGGCGAACCCAAGGGTGTCGTGCTGTCGCACCGCAACGCGATCCACGAGGCCACCGCGGTCATGCGGCTGCACGACTCGCCGATGCACGCCACCAACATCGCGTACCTGCCGCTCGCGCACATCGCCGAACGCGAACTGTCGATCTACATGCCGATCGTGTGGGCCGGGCACGTGCACACCGTCGGCGACCCGACGGCCGTCGTCGGCGCGCTGGGACAGGTGCACCCGCTGAGCTTCTTCGGTGTCCCGCGCGTGTGGGAAAAGATGGTGGCGGGCCTGAAGAACCTGCTCGGCTCGCTGCCCGAGGACAAGCGGAACGGCCTGATCGCCGCGAACGAGCTGCTGCAACAGGGCTACAAACTGCGTAGTGACGGCAAGGAGGTCCCGCCGGAACTCGCGGAGAAGATCGCGCAGACCGACGCCGCCGCGCTCGCGCCGGTGCGGGCGATGCTGGGCCTGGACAAGGTCGAGGTCGCCTCCAGCGGTGCCGCCGCGCTGCCGGTGGAGATCCTGTACTTCATCGCCGGGCTCGGCGTCGAGATCCAGGAGGTCTGGGGGCTGTCCGAGACCACCGGCGCGGTCACCTCGAACACGCCGTCGGCGTTCAAGGCGGGTTCGGTCGGCCGTCCGCTGGACGGCGTCGAGGTCAAGGTGGCCGAGGACGGCGAGCTCCTCGTCCGCGGCGCGATCGTGTTCCTCGGCTACCTGCAGGAGGACGGCTCGATCAAACCGGACGTCGACGCCGACGGCTGGCTCGCCACCGGCGACATCGGGACGATCGACGAACGCGGCTTCGTCACGATCACCGACCGCAAGAAGGAACTGATCATCACTTCGAGCGGCAAGAACATCGCACCGACGAAGATCGAAGGACTGCTCAAGGAGCACCCGCTGATCGGGCAGGCCGTCGCGATCGGCGAGAAACGGCCGTACGTCACGGCACTGATCGTCGTCGACGACGAGATCGCGCCGGGCTGGGCGACCGCGAACGGCATCCAGCTCACCGAAGGCGAATCGCTCGCCGACAACGCCCAGGTGCGCGCGGAGATCGAGAAGGCCGTCGAGGCGGCGAACGCGCGGCTGGCCCGGATCGAGCAGATCAAGCGGTACCACGTGGTCCCGAAGGCGTGGACGCCCGAAACCGGTGAGGTGACCCCGACGCTGAAGCTGAAGCGGCGGATCATCAACGACCGGTACGCGCCGACGATCGCGGACCTGTACGCCGCCGGCTCCTGA